Part of the Citrus sinensis cultivar Valencia sweet orange chromosome 2, DVS_A1.0, whole genome shotgun sequence genome, cccttttttttccccggcgcgggggggggggtggggggggggggaaggaaaagtaaaaaaactTGGCTTGACTCCATAGTTGCATATTCAATCCAAGATCTCTTATATTGTTCACATCTATATAAgtgaatttatattaatttgaaaaagaaaaccctTTAAAGAATGACATAAAACTTTTCATATGGATAGTcatcaacaaataaatttaacaaaaatgttTATAGCGCCAATGTCCatactttataaaatatgaatttgaacaatatatacattatttattattttatcatagcATATTGTTGCTTTGTGCAAAACAATAATGtagtattttgttttactaGAAAATAGCTAAAGTATTTGTATTTTAGCTAACAGCACTAACTTTCGGAATGGAGAAGTACTATATCATTCAGAAATTTATATAGATGGTTACGTGGTGAAATAAGGCCAAATGTCACACCATTatgaaatcaattattttgtagTACTAAACCTTATTTAGTAGTGTGGTTGgacaaatatatattagaaGTTACGATAATTGTATGgtaatgaaaattgaaaagcctgtttactatttttatcaaaacaatttttaaataatcatatttaCTCTAAACTTAATTCATAgctacaaattttttatctatatAACAATTGTGACTTAAAAAGCCACGTCACCTCAATACCAAAAAGCAACTAAAACCATTCCCCAAAaccaattatcaaaatcatgtcGTTTCCAAGAAACTATCATGCCAAGGCCatgaattaatattgaatctttgatttcgaccataattaaatcaaagtCTTGGAAGTGGTCCTACGTACTAGATATATCAACTAATGTGGACCTACCAAAGATGCCAAATCACTATATCAATAGCAAACTGACAAATGGCAACAATTTTGAAAacctttattttcctttttagtttttagtcATATCGTGgaaaagaaatatgaaaattatatgttaCCCATAATTGCTATATACAAGAGGTCGTATAATCAAATTGGATAACATGCAACTCtttatatacatgtatatatCAAGAGATTGGGAGTAAGAGAAAGTTTCTTAAGGCTTGCTTTTCTGTAAAGCGCTGAGTTGAAGAGTTGCTAAACTTGTCTAATGGCATTAGAGAATCGTAACACATCTGATGATCAGCCTGCTGGAGTCATGGGTTTTTTCTCAAATGGCAGCTTTTTTGATCATCATCAACAGCCTCAGCTTTGCATGAGCTTTGCTGATAACAACATTCAAAGTGAAGCCTTAGTTGTTCCTTCCATAGGATTGATAGCTGATTTCAGCCATGATACCAGTAACGGAAAGAAGGCGGCGGCGCATACTGTTGAaagttttatgaatttgtCTCCCACTCCGGCTTCTGGAAGTGGGTTGTTAAGTGTAAATAATaaggttaattaattactagtctttcttttatttattaatttatttctatcgTTTCTTGTTGAGTCGTTTATTTTGTGTAGGGAACTGGCATGCAGGGCTTGagtggaagaaaaagaaagagaaacaaTGAGAGAGTGGTGGAGAAACCAAAAGAAGTGATTCATGTAAGAGCAAAAAGAGGTCAAGCCACTGACAGTCACAGTTTGGCTGAAAGGGTATGTTTATATCATGTATCcgaatatttttctcattatattaaaataaataataatttaatttgaagatATATATCacatagaaatatatatacaaatatatgATTCAGCAGATGCATCTTAATTCTAGGtgagaagagagaaaataaatgagaggCTGAGATGCTTACAGGACTTGGTTCCAGGATGCTACAAGGTAAGAATTGCTGTTATCATTCTTTGCActaaaaaaggaagaaaaaaataaatctcaagttataataatatctGTCTTATGAATGTGCAGACAATGGGAATGGCAGTGATGTTggatgttattattaattatgttcgATCTCTGCAGAATCAAATTGAGGTGCATCCTTGTCAAGAAATTTTTCTATGCCGCCCGAaactatatataaaattttatcacgtcttttctttacattaatatttgagtaacATGTATTGCCAATTTTGTACATGTTCTAGTTTCTCTCCATGAAGCTTTCAGCAGCAAGTATGTACTATGACTTCAACTCGGAGCTGGATACAACAGAAACAATGCCGGTAGACCTAAAATCCTTGAGcacaaattcttataatatatgttttgatttcttgaataatttgaaaatgtaattgattcttttgttgatgatgaagCTGATTTACTTAATCAATCAATGATTTATAAATTGGGAgtaaatctaataattaaagaCTAATATCTATTTATGTTGTAGGGGACAAATGAATGTGATGCACAAGACATGGAGAGGATGGTGAGAGAAGGGTATGGAGGCCCTTCTTACTTCCACTCTGCTTGGTCTCTTTGAATGCAAgacttaaatataaatttcctATGTTCTTGCTTATCAAAAGAAGTTGCAAATTAAACCCTGTTGTATACACCATATATATGCTTATGGcaataaacaataattataaagaaaagcaAGGATACTGTAATCTCGTATTAATTCCcgtataaatataattaatgcaTGTACTCCACTAGTAATTATTGATTGGATTTGGTTAATGTTTGATTACTCTCTTCGGTCTTCGTTATCGAATATTGAGTATCAAAAGTCAGCAGATTATTGTCAAGGACATCGAGAAAGATACAAATTGTTAATTTGGTTGCTAGATATATGTAATCCTTTATCCAATGAAAGACACATGAatctacttttaatttttatcaacaaTTATATGGGATCCCTTTCATGTACCATGATAGCGATCAATGATGATATTGATAAGCTATGTACATAAAGATAATGCATGGATCCCACAGTTTGATTTAGTcacatttatataattaaattatgttgGCAAATAAACATCTATTGTATATGGTTGAGAAATAATGGTAGTTACGGAAAAGAAAGTACAATGAATCTATGAAAGAAGTTGGGTGGGTGAAGACAGATTGAATTATATAGGGCCACGTTAATAATATTCTGCTTCCCACAAGAGAATTGAGTGAAGCTGATCAACACCTCCCTCACAGCCATAGGATCATTTTAGCTAGCAGtagttcttattttctttcatatgATTCACGAACAGTAACACCACGTACATCACCCAGTTAAGATCACGTATTTGAATTCTCatgcatttattattgttttttatccACCCTCATCATATTCATCACGTTCCACGTGTTAGACTATGATATAATTggtcaaataatattatgctGCATGATCCAACTCCATCATGAGGAGAAAGCCACATCAGCCAGGGGGTCCTTATTAATTATGATTCACTGGCGCAAAGAAGCCCATTAAGGTAATTCATCTCTACTAGTTCttactaattaaatattagtttgtaaaattaatttataaaattaatcaaatcccCAAGCCCAAGTGATCGTGATTTGTGAATGTGCTGTAAAATCAGTTTAGCTAAACATGATTGCATGAATCGTTTGATCTTTCCTAATTTGTGCTCATTTGTGTGCAAAtagcattttcctttttcaaaggGTAGggacaatattttatttacaaccaCAATGCCCAGGCTCAGGCACCCTAGCTAGCGTGTTTGCACTACGAGAAGTTGGTAAGCCCTGGTTAGCCAAatctttgagaaaaaaataaaaatgaaaataatgtaaaccttctcacaaaaaaaaaaattgttcaatgTATCAAACAAATTTCAGCATATCAATAATATAGTTAACATAGTCCCGCCCCACCCATAAACTAATTATACAAACTCTCACATATAAACTGAAAATAAtggataaataaaataaaaagtaattagtGTTCAATGCGGACGTAAAATTGAGATACTTAAAATAcatttggaattgaggttggacaattataacttaaaaattacagtactaaagtgtttaataaacactaactgctgtaacttttaaattatgttaatataattttttatttatataataaaaaatttattatatctttaattattttatcaaaatttatatttattatatattattaacttttatttaatacttataatttttttctacgGCACAGCACCTCAGCCCCAAAACCCTCAGCAAATAGTAATTGTACcatcattaattattgtgcAGTAAACTATTAATATGGTCCCTAgcatttaacaaaatatcacTCCAGTGAAAAACTATTATGAGTTAGTCATTTGTGTTCCGCAATGAATGTCAATTACACGtgaatgttaaaaaaattgagagcaTTAAACAGAGTCGCATGGATTTTTTCGCCCATTGCTTCATAATGATAAATCATCTACTAAATTTCCAACTTCCCATTTCTCCACCATCttcgaagaagaagaaatgttGCAGGCTTTTATCTCTCCTGCGCACGTGAGACTCCCGACTGCACGTGTTCAGGCTCCGTTTCTCCCCCCACCAGTCGCCTTTCCCACCACTCAGCCTCTGATGCCGCCACGTGTTCTCCGATCGCTAGCCGCAGTGAGGAGGTGCCGTTCGCCTGCATTCCTTGACCTCAATGGTGGCAAAGGGTACTTCCATTAGCTTTTTTTAAGCAATTTTATTTGAGGGGTTCTGATGGAAAttctgaaataaatttattgcgCTTAAAATTTAGTAGTCTGGGCATAAAGTTTacatttttgttgtaattatgTGATATCACCTCacccaaaaaatttataagctTTTATGTTTGTAGAATGAGTGAGTTTCATGATGTTGAGCTTCAAGTCCGAGATTACGAGTTGGATCAATATGGTGTTGTCAACAATGCTGTCTATGCTAGTTATTGTCAACATggtaagaattttttttctttttctcttctaattaattttgtcaGAATGTATAAAATTTGAGGGACTTATTGGTTGTAAGTGTTTGCTTATTCTTGGATTTGTTATACCGTTGCTTACCATTGTTAAGTGTTTAGTTTTGATTTCTGCTTAGATGTTGATAGGCCTTGCACTACCATTGCTTACCATTGTTAAGTGTTTAGTATTGGTTGCTGCTTAGATGTTGATGGCCCTTGCGCTTCATCTCTTCACTAAATATATTAGAT contains:
- the LOC102626850 gene encoding transcription factor bHLH75-like isoform X1, with amino-acid sequence MALENRNTSDDQPAGVMGFFSNGSFFDHHQQPQLCMSFADNNIQSEALVVPSIGLIADFSHDTSNGKKAAAHTVESFMNLSPTPASGSGLLSVNNKGTGMQGLSGRKRKRNNERVVEKPKEVIHVRAKRGQATDSHSLAERVRREKINERLRCLQDLVPGCYKTMGMAVMLDVIINYVRSLQNQIEFLSMKLSAASMYYDFNSELDTTETMPGTNECDAQDMERMVREGYGGPSYFHSAWSL
- the LOC102626850 gene encoding transcription factor bHLH75-like isoform X2 — its product is MALENRNTSDDQPAGVMGFFSNGSFFDHHQQPQLCMSFADNNIQSEALVVPSIGLIADFSHDTSNGKKAAAHTVESFMNLSPTPASGSGLLSVNNKGLSGRKRKRNNERVVEKPKEVIHVRAKRGQATDSHSLAERVRREKINERLRCLQDLVPGCYKTMGMAVMLDVIINYVRSLQNQIEFLSMKLSAASMYYDFNSELDTTETMPGTNECDAQDMERMVREGYGGPSYFHSAWSL